DNA sequence from the Solea solea chromosome 12, fSolSol10.1, whole genome shotgun sequence genome:
CAAAGTGCATAAATTGTCCCACCAGTGCCCAACAGGAAATATGTGTTAAACAACTGACAACGTGGCAAGTTGTATGGTATTCAACAAGCCTGTGTAGTGTCATTTTGTTGTATTGgggtgttttcaaatgtctgtcattttattgtatCTTTGCCTGTTGTTAACatactatttattttttctttctggtTAGTGTTTTGCAAGAGTTTTCTCTGCACACAGGAGACGTTTGCAGACCTTGCCGGTTTGTTGTTGAAAGAAGACGTCTcactgacacagaggagagTGTCTGTCTATTTGCTCTCTGTGTTGGTAGCTAATAACAGTAAGGCTCCTTAGCTAATATAATCAATTCAAATATATAggttttcattgatttatttacaaaatgatgGTGAGAGAAAGTAAAGTTGATTTaagtatctgtgtgttttttttgaagaatcAGGTCAGTCTTTAGCTCAAACCTCTGGCTGCCTGGACATCCTACTGCGCCTCTTCAGGTACTTTTCAGTGATATAACTAGATCCATGTAggtattctgacatttttaatcaaatatatCTACTCATAATCACATACATAAGGTTTAATGGTTAATATATTTGCAGGACtacttttcctctttccttggACACTACTTCAGTTGTAGTCAATGCTACTCACACATACCAGCTGTGGACATCAGTAGCTAATGCTCTCTGTGGATGCGTCAACAATCCTCAGAATGGTAATGTCATCTCTGTATTTGTGCATTGTATGGAGCAGTTAATAGATAAAACATTCTTTAAAATCAAACTACATGATGAGGTATTTTGGAATATCTGGTGTAATAAAAAccatgtttactttattttttcttgtctttcagATGAGGGTCAGCGAATGTGTGCAGCTACCTTTCCCATAATAAATGCCTGGCTTCACATTGCTCTGACACAAAAAGggatttttaatttgatttgttcGTTCATAGCGATGACAGTCGCCAACAACAGTAGGTGAAACTTTCAAAAATGACTTGACTTAATCCtgagatgaaatgaaaacaatcacaatTCTTTGTATTCTGCAGGTTGGGTTCAGGAGTGTTTCTCTCACTCTGGAGGTTTGGAAACACTCACTCTTTCACTGCTTCGTCTAGCTCCAGAGGCAGATACCAGTTTGTTGTCTTGCCAactttctgtcactttgtcCAAGACCCTGTCAGCTTGCATCACTGACAATTGTTTGTATCACTCTCTCACTTAAACCCATGCACAGAAACAATTCATGCAGACAACTCCATTGACAATGTGCTCTTTATAGTTGCTCTGGCTTCAGGTTTGGCTCGGTATGGCATCGTGTCCAAACTCCTCTCCCTGCTGACCAGTCCAAATCTGGCTCCTGAGAACAAGCTCTCTGTTTTACTTGCCCTGGGTCACTGCACTGACTCCTCTGGTAGGTTTTGTGTCTCATATGTTTGCTGGAAGAGCTACCCACTGCTGTACACTTCCTTTGTGCAAGAGGACAACTTGACTCTTTTTGCTGTCCAAATATTTctcacacttgtgtgtgtcctctcctctgcagtggAGCATCAGTTCCAGTTTGTACAGTGTGGAGGCCTGCCCATTATTATAACTTTACTCACAGAGGACACCAGTGAGGAAGTCAGGAAGGCTACTACGTTCATACTGCAGACCTGCAAACAGGCCAGTAAGTCACGGCAACTTTGCTTGTATCGTAATGCAACTATATTTCACACTCACTGGCCCTCATTTATCAGACTTGCTTAGAAACGGGTGCAGATTCAGGTGTAAATATCGCCATACGCCAAGTGTGTATGCCACCCAAGCCTGGTGTACACCTGATCAGCCTTTGATAGAATGTGGTGGCTGATATGAGCGTAATTTGAATACCACGCCCAAATATATTcagaattttaaaaataacaaggTTATTCTGTTTGTCAGCCTGAAAAGTGGAATCAGAGAAAGTCAGAAAGTGacagtgtggagagagagatCACAGATGTAGTCAACAGTCATGGTGTTGACGAGCTgaattttgaatatttaattcatccattcatgatATTGCCCAAGTCATCATATATCATAGCTTATTGCTTGAAAGACCACAAAATCACAAATTCACCACCAAAAGTGATTACCTGCGTTTCAACCAGGCCTCAGCCAGCACAGGTCAGAGCCAGATTAtggtaaatatttaaatcttcTCTTTTTATCCACCTCTCTCCCTGTTACTtgtgcagacacatacacattgACAGCTACTTAACAgacatgatgttgttgtttttaagcagTTTGCATATGGGGTGGTGGAAGCAAGATCAAATTCATGGTCACTGGAAacacaagtcaagtcaagtcaagagaTCTTTATTGTCCCCGGAGGGCAATTTGTAGTGCAGCCAGCAGCATAAGACAACAGTAAAAACTAAGTacaacagtgacacaacatacgctaataatagaaatagcaataaatacatacacaggacaacaattaacaatagttaataaaatagataaaacaaCCAATAAAGTGCAACCATGCCATCCTGGAAGAAACACATTCAGGATTAATTACAATTTCAGTTGTGAAAAGTTTCTGTGAAAAGTGTGAACCAAACCTTTATCATTTGAGGTGGGATTCTAAGTGTTTGCATTCCCTTCACCTAACTGATATGTTTGCCATTCAAATCAAATGGATCGATTGAACAAACAAGTGAAAATGTCTTAGGTGGACAATAGAAAAGTTCTCAAAATGActtgtctgtctgcctgtgaaGCCATGTCGTTGGGAGAGTCTAGAAATGAGGAGGATACAAAAATGGAGCCCCTCACAAACATGGAGAGCTTCAGGAGCTCGGCCAGGGAGTTGCTCCACAGGATTAAACTGCTAGAGCAGAAACAGTACAAGGTTAGACATTAATTAATCCGTTTAATCAACATGTACAGCCGAGTTGTGACTTACGGTATATTCTCTTGTTCATGTTGCGGAGGCTGTGCAGGAAGAGCCACCAACTGCAATGCCAGCGCAAGCTCTCTCCTCTCTACCGTCAGCCTTACCTTTACATGTGCAACATCAGGAGAGAAATAAAAGCATCCCCACAACATACAGAGGCACCAGCACTCACAAGCACAAAGAAGCCAAGAAGAAGGACAGTCTACAGAAGAACATGAGCTGGAAGGAGGAAGCTAAAAGCAGTGAAAGAGATGAGAGGTTCTCAGTGAGAGAAGATGCCAGAGCCACAGTGTCTTCTCATGTAAAGTCACTAGAGGGAAGCAGAGAGCCAAAAACAGCCGACAGGTATGTAGAGTATGTGCTTCTTTATCAGGGTTAGAGTTCACATAGAGGCTTTCATCAGTCATTTTTCTCCTGTTCTTTATTATATTCATTTAGACGGATGTGTACACTCCCAACATCAGTGAGGCACAGTTCACCAAAAGACATACATACTAAAGAAGGTTAGAAACACATCTTCATGCCTTAATTATTCTAATTACAGATtgctttgcttttatttgtgttccagtcagtgtgtgatttatacactatttattttgttgtaaaatGTAGAGTTATTGGACTGGGACAAAAATAAGGGGAAGAAACTCACAGCAGAAGAAAACTCCCTCCCTCAGTCCCGGTGTGCAGGTAGGAGAACATTCAGCTAACCATCAGCAAAATGGTTTCCGCCTTGCGTTTGTCCTT
Encoded proteins:
- the terb1 gene encoding telomere repeats-binding bouquet formation protein 1 translates to MDKTGVGSNRRNTTRTDLCMLLECLKIQMKCPELQKQALLTIHSICENKEDNVDLLREMGGVTFVYNLCKSSIVHSDVKETALFTLGTLAEDNVFCKSFLCTQETFADLAGLLLKEDVSLTQRRVSVYLLSVLVANNKSGQSLAQTSGCLDILLRLFRTTFPLSLDTTSVVVNATHTYQLWTSVANALCGCVNNPQNDEGQRMCAATFPIINAWLHIALTQKGIFNLICSFIAMTVANNSWVQECFSHSGGLETLTLSLLRLAPEADTSLLSCQLSVTLSKTLSACITDNFALASGLARYGIVSKLLSLLTSPNLAPENKLSVLLALGHCTDSSVEHQFQFVQCGGLPIIITLLTEDTSEEVRKATTFILQTCKQATMSLGESRNEEDTKMEPLTNMESFRSSARELLHRIKLLEQKQYKAVQEEPPTAMPAQALSSLPSALPLHVQHQERNKSIPTTYRGTSTHKHKEAKKKDSLQKNMSWKEEAKSSERDERFSVREDARATVSSHVKSLEGSREPKTADRRMCTLPTSVRHSSPKDIHTKEELLDWDKNKGKKLTAEENSLPQSRCAGCVLPFDKVTSRTFASLQSSLHHSCDMHKTLQVATERFRTRHCSPMFRREYEGDGVSGRVSAAGGRIV